Proteins encoded within one genomic window of Haematobia irritans isolate KBUSLIRL chromosome 5, ASM5000362v1, whole genome shotgun sequence:
- the Lsm11 gene encoding U6 snRNA-associated Sm-like protein LSm11 yields the protein MAAFESALKKVGICDVAKKPKTNNQPKPGSSKEMKTILVEEDKTKRRFQEHQMAIKTQVKIKNKHTRNLLGQMADANSILKPLNDYIATRQRIRVMVRKEKGIKGYIEGTLEMFDRHWNLLLVDALECYIQRKHKYTEDNLVLPIENHDCSQRLRQLGIKLPKQEVKSLNRKTVEIKRYLPQIFLRGEHVVLIHPTGIVENITNPS from the coding sequence ATGGCTGCTTTTGAAAGTGCATTGAAAAAAGTGGGCATATGCGATGTGGCAAAAAAGCCAAAAACTAACAACCAACCAAAACCAGGCTCAAGCAAAGAAATGAAAACAATCCTCGTGGAAGAAGACAAAACCAAACGCCGCTTTCAGGAACATCAAATGGCCATTAAAActcaagtgaaaataaaaaataagcacACAAGAAATTTGTTGGGCCAAATGGCTGATGCCAATAGTATTCTCAAGCCGCTAAATGATTATATCGCCACAAGACAAAGAATTCGTGTGATGGTAAGAAAGGAAAAAGGCATAAAGGGCTACATAGAAGGTACTTTAGAAATGTTCGATCGTCATTGGAATCTATTGTTGGTCGATGCTCTTGAATGTTATATACAACGCAAACACAAATACACAGAAGACAATTTAGTTTTACCAATTGAGAATCATGATTGTTCCCAGAGGCTTCGGCAATTGGGTATTAAATTGCCAAAACAGGAGGTGAAAAGTTTAAATCGTAAGACGGTAGAAATCAAACGATATCTACCGCAAATTTTCCTCAGGGGAGAGCATGTTGTTCTCATACATCCCACAGGAATCgtggaaaatattacaaatcCTAGTTAA
- the fat-spondin gene encoding extracellular matrix protein f-spondin, with amino-acid sequence MLARSATPRPLCLWLIIIALTFVHGCTRAPTHLPHGRRTRGDNGYKLIVADGPNGYVPGKAYNILLLGSRTHTKVQHFTHFSITAEAHIGGRRPIPANPQRVGRFQLFSDSLTKFSDRCVNTVAEADDLPKTEIQVMWVAPEAGSGCVSLSAMVYEGPRSWYSDDGQLSQIICEKKPDHTTVQKECCACDEAKYSFVFEGIWSNETHPKDFPFAVWLTHFSDIIGASHETNFSFWGENHISTDGFKSLAEFGSPSALETELRAKGPKLRTLIKAAGLWYPNVNTNTSSTFRVDRKHHKVSMVSMFGPSPDWVVGISGVDLCTAECSWKESMDFDLFPWDAGTDSGITYMSPNLETQPRERMHRITAMYPEDPRAPFYNPQTKEMAPLAKLYIRREKIISHNCDDEFLQALQFEVSDDSEDQDTRAECRVTEYSQWAPCSVTCGKGIRMRSRQYVNPEKAEMAKCSRQLISKEMCVAAIPECSSPQDEEDEGENLANSASLVNENGDGTGICQTTPWSQWSECSASCGIGITMRTRTFLNHLGRKRCPHISIVEKQKCMKPECTFEQVELPDPMCPTSQWSDWSPCSATCGKGVTIRTRVLLLEEGSTKEECTNRMELNQQKECSVSQDCNINYEMAKEICASRLDGGPCRGNYMRYGYNKDTERCETFTYGGCRGNRNNFLTENDCMNTCSLIGSSSSGQITTTRPAPLVNIPSYRPYNAAGDDSVPEGCIMSEWSNWSECSVRCGLGYSERYRYVISEPRNGGQPCPKRTVKKRRCTMTDC; translated from the exons ATGCTGGCTCGTTCAGCAACACCACGGCCACTCTGTTTGTGGCTAATCATCATCGCTTTGACATTTGTCCACGGATGCACTCGAGCCCCGACACATCTACCACATGGAAGACGTACACGAGGTGATAATGGATACAAATTAATTGTGGCTGATGGCCCCAATGGATATGTGCCGGGAAAAGCATATAACA TTCTGCTTCTGGGATCTCGTACCCATACAAAAGTGCAACACTTTACACATTTTTCGATTACTGCCGAGGCACATATTGGTGGAAGACGTCCCATACCTGCAAATCCTCAACGTGTTGGTCGTTTCCAATTGTTTAGCGATTCTTTAACGAAATTCAGTGATCGCTGTGTCAATACTGTAGCGGAAGCCGATGATTTGCCTAAAACAGAAATCCAAGTTATGTGGGTGGCTCCTGAAGCTGGTTCAGGATGTGTATCTTTGTCGGCTATGGTATATGAAGGTCCCAGATCTTGGTACTCCGATGATGGTCAACTATCACAAATTATATGTGAAAAGAAGCCCGATCATACTACCGTACAAAAGGAGTGTTGCGCTTGCGATGAGGCCAAATATAGC TTTGTTTTTGAAGGCATTTGGTCAAACGAAACCCATCCGAAGGATTTCCCCTTTGCAGTTTGGCTTACCCATTTCTCCGACATCATAGGCGCTTCTCACGAGACCAACTTCTCCTTCTGGGGAGAGAATCACATATCAACTGATGGTTTCAAATCGTTGGCTGAATTTGGTTCACCCTCTGCTTTGGAAACTGAACTACGAGCAAAAGGTCCGAAACTACGGACTCTCATCAAGGCAGCTGGTTTATGGTATCCCAATGTTAACACAAACACCTCATCAACCTTCCGAGTAGATCGCAAGCATCATAAGGTGTCGATGGTCTCAATGTTTGGCCCCTCGCCAGATTGGGTTGTTGGTATAAGTGGTGTAGATTTATGTACCGCAGAATGCTCTTGGAAAGAATCTAtggattttgatttatttccttGGGATGCAGGCACTGACAGTGGCATTACTTACATGTCCCCAAATTTAGAAACCCAGCCTAGAGAACGTATGCATCGCATTACCGCAATGTATCCCGAAGATCCCAGAGCTCCATTTTACAACCCTCAGACAAAAGAAATGGCCCCATTGGCTAAATTGTATATACGTCgagagaaaattatttcacacAATTGTGATGATGAATTCTTACAAGCTCTGCAGTTCGAAGTTTCCGATGACAGCGAGGATCAAGACACACGGG CTGAATGCCGAGTTACTGAGTATTCTCAATGGGCTCCTTGTTCTGTAACTTGTGGCAAGGGTATTCGTATGAGATCTCGTCAATATGTTAATCCTGAGAAAGCTGAAATGGCCAAATGTTCAAGACAgttaatttcaaaggaaatgtgTGTGGCTGCCATTCCAGAATGCAG TTCCCCACAAGACGAAGAAGATGAGGGTGAGAATTTGGCCAATTCTGCCTCTTTGGTTAACGAAAATGGTGATGGCACTGGTATTTGTCAAACTACTCCTTGGAGCCAATGGTCAGAGTGTTCTGCATCATGCGGTATAGGTATTACAATGCGTACTCGAACCTTCTTAAATCACTTGGGTCGTAAACGTTGCCCTCATATATCCATTgtggaaaaacaaaaatgtatgaaACCAGAGTGTACTTTTGAACAAGTGGAATTGCCGGATCCTATGTGTCCCACTTCACAATGGAGTGATTGGAGTCCTTGTTCCGCCACATGTGGAAAGGGCGTTACAATACGCACCCGCGTTTTGCTCTTGGAAGAGGGAAGTACCAAAGAAGAATGTACAAATCGCATGGAATTGAATCAACAGAAGGAATGCTCAGTATCCCAAGACTGCAACATCAATTATGAAATGGCCAAAG AAATCTGTGCCAGTCGTTTGGATGGGGGACCTTGTCGTGGCAACTATATGCGTTATGGCTACAACAAAGACACTGAACGTTGTGAAACATTCACTTATGGTGGTTGTCGGGGCAATCGGAATAATTTCCTTACCGAAAATGATTGTATGAACACGTGTAGCCTAATAGGGTCTTCGTCGTCGGGACAGATAACTACTACACGTCCAGCACCCCTTGTTAATATTCCATCATATCGTCCTTACAATGCGGCTGGCGATGACTCTGTGCCTGAAGGATGCATCATGTCCGAGTGGTCAAATTGGTCCGAATGTAGTGTTCGTTGTGGTCTAGGCTACTCAGAGCGTTATCGTTATGTCATATCGGAACCACGAAATGGTGGACAACCTTGTCCAAAACGTACAGTAAAGAAACGCCGTTGTACCATGACTGATTGTTAA
- the LOC142241690 gene encoding uncharacterized protein LOC142241690: MDSTINRTVINDTEFRSIGEVLVATDGIFAIKCKSCKNTTYRWQTFMRHVHQFHGNEIKFQTNANFMVYSVEELVSLKDTCEIDESEESGVAEDDLKWSDDEDDIVERQSMAFRSMLDQGIGKGRYANAKNDNYDVEKIKSVTLANMSILNAFEDCDVSLNFVENLDETLVDETKSNEDGQNNQRNGHLLSNEIKENRDHVGEDGNDSFMNSTLLKQIELECDLDEQEHTIPKDENHVGNASIEKNFDQNVSRSEANKEQSSNNVSKSNKCGGLKSLLGGLDDLGNVDDLLESIDDSVVIPNEKNDLISDILEFDGDQRQPKKTSIDTLITKDMIEISKSPKGKSMMALQLMADLDLDDLDIGNCLEGISMVEEKNATTKCKESLPLPKSNTIFDNEILMMSTKRCKTSSGNQVNDGMVKKRKLGETRTFEEAINEDNTSTLVYTNMETDLPETDDISNSLEILLTKDLVNEEDLDMLIHQLETSTPCTDDENILNKTFMEETFSENESKKEGYPVNIANLIEMEVSDDMRKSVSAEDNENMAITGTLLGPMSINKETTKHGANVNEKEQEHFIDPQQDNTNERMEEETEIPTVFDHLVDGVSTHNEARNQRANENDIRESANKEEQHQKCLEEKVENTKMKMEQENEIPTDEESHKGHKSSETDEDFENLLNDDLSNALKMALGEEDIGLLKREVENPKGNYFTTDIQHIEIEVSPKQKNKTKNSRKVKKLSPQKSNEEEKSTINRRPALLKETKNIQCPGEKLSRHKFNDSPKRQLSSLKPREQKENVSLDLKTPSSRKEQHKTPQKSLSKIKKEKLTPARCFIETNRGDRTPLKVEELFLKQSPKIQEKFDKKLKPETPADKVKKPVMVFKQSPKTQEKSTGKRQSPRTLEKSWGKRNASNTLTPRTPEEKYSKISPSKCKVDLVKAKLIKTPKKVGATETVAAEKSTVNNVSFVTPHKIRNLSIKLVRCSPFPTGEKNGHKSHDIQTSPKQFKIPETKKKLHDSSSPKKSSLPLQIDNLHVTKNSKMSKDIKLSNLPNIASYPVMAQVGLLENSKSIPPSSIATTKTNSTLVFSRFKERQATIGIPKTRLKGIVKTPLNKVGFLNHKRYTLNRSARKKEVLQRMRHIKKQIFKSIGSDILGQTSALKSPIANKTKKAKIQIENIQILPNVKDEILTPLLNSQNLSPWISPQIAEASPKNSKNTDNILTPTSAPLISSPKLEEISSKTSQPKAIASSSEKATKRLASSSIQEEHHAKKPYSSSSREEQGPMTKTLEEMDSVQLGLSESVMDFLQRDLKANRLNVDSLLNEDMPMDDDSPCESGEESNGNEDNKNAECNIKPKFTPKKEETCVSKGMVKEDRSHTKNSHNVDAPLDQVKKEQNSNDEIVGNIKNIVPKVLHKDYDEKKDLELLQHVGLKIIKFSDIEDIHPLEMVEEMQNKAKEFANICQEFHKVFTSKRTENEEYFQQLLNQTNQKLNVNFKLCDLKRLINMIVMWYTNCYNRKFLEKIPIPEVTMKYLLMFHFVPKTAKRLYYCEFCPKHFSTENRYYNHRIVHTGAVDPFVCSFCFVGFSRINQFKAHVSTCKKLKKEENTKENKRGLRISPKNKSNVEEKNKSTKIRN, encoded by the exons ATGGATTCGACCATAAATCGTACTGTAATCAATGATACCGAGTTCCGGAGCATTGGGGAAGTTTTGGTGGCCACTGATggaatttttgccataaaatGCAAGAGCTGCAAAAACACCACATACAGATGGCAAACGTTTATGAGGCATGTCCATCAATTCCAtggtaatgaaattaaatttcaaacgaatgccAATTTTATGGTATATTCTGTGGAGGAGCTTGTAAGCCTAAAGGACACTTGTGAGATAGATGAAAGTGAAGAGTCAGGAGTTGCTGAAGATGATCTCAAATGGTCAGACGATGAAGATGATATTGTGGAGAGACAATCAATGGCTTTTAGATCGATGTTGGATCAAGGTATTGGAAAAGGCCGTTATGCTAACGCTAAGAATGATAACTATGATgttgaaaaaatcaaaagtgtAACTTTGGCTAATATGTCGATCTTGAATGCATTTGAGGATTGTGATGTTTCATTGAATTTCGTAGAGAATTTAGATGAAACTCTAGTGGATGAAACAAAATCAAACGAGGATGGGCAAAATAATCAAAGAAATGGACATCTTTTAAGCAATGAGATTAAGGAGAACCGAGATCATGTGGGTGAAGATGGAAATGATTCGTTTATGAATTCCACATTGTTAAAGCAAATAGAACTAGAATGCGATTTAGATGAACAGGAACATACAATACCTAAAGATGAGAACCACGTAGGAAATGCAtcgattgaaaaaaatttcgaccaaaatgtTTCTCGAAGTGAAGCCAACAAAGAACAGTCATCGAATAACGTAAGCAAATCCAATAAATGTGGTGGTCTTAAAAGCCTTTTGGGTGGCTTGGATGATTTGGGCAACGTTGATGATTTATTAGAAAGTATTGATGATAGCGTTGTGATTCCAAATGAGAAAAATGATTTAATTTCCGATATACTGGAATTCGATGGAGACCAAAGACAGCCAAAGAAGACATCAATCGACACTTTAATTACTAAAGATATGATAGAAATTTCAAAATCCCCCAAAGGAAAATCTATGATGGCATTACAATTAATGGCTGATTTGGATTTAGATGACCTTGATATTGGTAACTGTTTGGAGGGAATTTCTATGGTGGAAGAGAAAAATGCGACAACTAAGTGTAAGGAATCTTTACCTCTACCAAAATCAAATACCATATTTGATAACGAGATTTTAATGATGTCCACCAAAAGGTGTAAAACATCATCGGGCAATCAGGTAAATGACGGTATGGTAAAGAAAAGGAAATTGGGAGAAACACGAACATTTGAGGAAGCCATAAATGAAGACAACACATCAACTTTAGTGTATACAAATATGGAAACAGATTTACCTGAAACAGATGATATTTCGAATTCCCTTGAAATATTACTTACGAAGGATTTGGTTAATGAAGAAGACCTGGATATGCTAATCCATCAATTGGAAACTTCTACACCATGCACAGATGATGAGAACAtactaaataaaacatttatggAAGAGACTTTTTCAGAAAATGAAAGCAAGAAGGAAGGCTACCCAGTTAACATagcaaatttaatagaaatggaAGTTTCCGATGATATGAGAAAGTCAGTATCAGCAGAAGATAATGAAAATATGGCCATTACAGGTACTCTTCTAGGTCCCATGTCAATTAATAAAGAAACAACAAAGCATGGGGCAAATGTAAATGAAAAGGAGCAAGAACATTTCATAGATCCGCAACAGGACAATACTAACGAAAGGATGGAAGAAGAAACTGAGATTCCCACCGTATTTGATCACTTAGTAGACGGTGTGTCAACTCATAACGAAGCTCGCAACCAAAGAGCAAATGAAAATGATATCAGAGAATCTGCGAATAAGGAAGAACAACATCAAAAATGTTTAGAGGAAAAAGTAGAAAATACCAAGATGAAAATGGAACAAGAAAATGAGATTCCTACTGATGAAGAATCACACAAGGGTCATAAATCCAGTGAAACTGACGAAGATTTTGAAAACCTTCTAAATGACGATCTatcaaatgcattaaaaatggcTTTAGGCGAAGAAGATATTGGTCTATTGAAGAGGGAAGTAGAAAATCCCAAAGGGAATTATTTCACCACAGATATTCAgcatatagaaatagaagtttctccaaaacaaaaaaacaaaacaaaaaatagccGTAAAGTAAAAAAGTTAAGCCCACAAAAATCTAACGAAGAAGAAAAATCTACTATCAACAGAAGACCGGCtttattaaaagaaacaaaaaatattcaatgccCAGGTGAAAAATTATCACGTCACAAATTTAATGATTCACCAAAAAGGCAACTGTCGTCATTAAAACCCAGGGAACAAAAGGAAAATGTCTCTTTGGATCTAAAAACACCATCGTCACGTAAGGAACAACACAAAACGCCCCAAAAAAgtttatcgaaaattaaaaaGGAGAAACTTACACCAGCTAGATGTTTTATTGAAACCAATAGAGGCGATAGAACTCCTCTAAAAGTGGAGGAATTATTCTTGAAACAAAGTCCTAAAATCCAGgagaaatttgataaaaaactaAAACCTGAAACTCCAGCAGATAAAGTCAAAAAGCCAGTTATGGTTTTTAAACAAAGTCCTAAAACACAGGAAAAGTCCACTGGAAAAAGACAAAGTCCTAGAACTCTAGAAAAGTCTTGGGGAAAGAGAAACGCAAGCAATACTTTAACCCCCAGAACACCAGAGGAAAAGTATAGCAAAATATCTCCTTCGAAATGTAAAGTGGATTTGGTCaaagcaaaacttataaaaactCCCAAAAAAGTTGGTGCAACTGAAACAGTGGCCGCAGAAAAATCCACTGTGAACAATGTTTCTTTCGTAACTCCCCACAAAATTCgtaatttgtccataaagtTAGTTCGCTGTTCGCCCTTCCCTACAGGAGAAAAAAATGGACACAAATCCCACGATATTCAGACTAGCCCTAAACAGTTCAAAATACCAGAAACGAAAAAGAAATTACATGACAGTTcatcaccgaaaaaaagttcacTACCACTCCAAATAGATAACCTACatgtgacaaaaaattctaaaatgtccaaagacataaaattatccAATTTACCAAATATAGCATCATATCCTGTCATGGCCCAAGTAGGTTTGTTGgaaaattcaaaatcaattccACCATCTTCGATAGCTACAACAAAAACTAATTCAACACTAGTTTTCTCTCGCTTCAAAGAACGTCAAGCCACCATAGGTATTCCAAAAACTCGTTTAAAAGGTATAGTGAAGACACCTCTGAACAAAGTAGGATTTTTGAATCATAAGCGTTATACTCTCAATCGATCTGCTCGTAAGAAGGAGGTTTTACAAAGAATGCGCCAcataaaaaagcaaattttcaaatcTATAGGATCTGATATTCTGGGTCAAACGAGTGCATTAAAGTCGCCAATtgcaaataaaaccaaaaaggccaaaatccaaattgaaaatatacaaattttaccaaatgttAAGGATGAGATTTTAACTCCTTTGTTGAATTCGCAAAATTTGTCACCATGGATTAGTCCACAAATAGCAGAAGCATCGCCCAAGAACTCAAAGAATACCGATAATATTTTAACGCCCACATCAGCACCATTAATTTCATCACCGAAATTGGAAGAAATATCTAGCAAAACATCTCAACCTAAGGCTATTGCATCTTCCAGCGAAAAGGCTACAAAAAGGCTGGCTTCGTCATCTATCCAAGAGGAACATCATGCCAAAAAGCCATACTCTTCTTCAAGCAGAGAAGAGCAAGGGCCTATGACAAAGACATTGGAAGAAATGGATTCTGTACAACTAGGACTCTCTGAGAGCGTAATGGATTTTCTACAG agagaTTTAAAAGCAAATCGCTTAAATGTTGATAGTCTTCTTAACGAAGATATGCCCATGGATGATGATAGTCCTTGTGAATCAGGGGAAGAAAGTAACGGCAACGAGGACAACAAAAATGCTGAATGTAATATTAAACCCAAATTCACTCCGAAAAAAGAAGAAACGTGTGTTAGCAAAGGCATGGTCAAGGAAGATCgttcacacacaaaaaattcccATAACGTGGATGCACCATTGGATCAAGTG aaaaaagaacaaaattccAATGATGAAATTGTGGGCAATATCAag aatatcGTTCCTAAAGTTTTACACAAAGATTATGATGAGAAAAAAGATTTAGAACTCTTGCAACACGTTGGC ttaaaaatCATCAAATTTTCCGATATTGAAGATATTCATCCACTGGAAATGGTAGAAGAAATGCAAAATAAAGCCAAGGAATTTGCCAATATCTGTCAAGAGTTTCATAAAGTTTTTACCTCCAAACGTACGGAAAATGAGGAATATTTTCAACAACTATTGAATCAAACCAATCAAAAGCTTAATGTCAACTTTAAGCTATGCGATCTTAAACGTTTGATCAATATGATTGTTATGTGGTATACGAATTGCTATAATcgtaaatttctagagaaaattcccATACCGGAAGTAACCATGAAATATTTACTAATGTTTCATTTCGTACCGAAAACAGCGAAACGTTTATATTATTGTGAATTTTGTCCAAAGCACTTTAGTACTGAAAATCGTTACTATAACCATCGTATAGTTCACACTGGAGCCGTGGATCCCTTTGTGTGTAGTTTTTGCTTTGTGGGATTTTCACGTATAAATCAATTTAAAGCGCATGTATCGACAtgtaaaaagttgaaaaaggaggaaaatacaaaagaaaataaaagggggttgagaatttcaccaaagaataaaagtaatgtggaggagaaaaacaaatcaacaaaaatCAGAAATTAA